The genomic DNA AGAAGACCAGCAGCAGGAACACGATGTCGATCATCGAGGTCATCTGAAGTTCGTTCTTGATTCCTTCGGCACGGTTGCGAATTTTCATAGCACTTCCTCCTTGGCTCGAAGCAGGAAGTTCTCAAAGCCGACCTCTTGGCAGACGCTGATGATTTCCTGGGCCTTCCCCGTCGCCGCATCTTTATGGGCGCGGATGATGATGTTCGCATCCTCGGCGGTCTTGCCGCTGGATTTCAGGACGCTGATCTCGCGATTCAGGATCGGTCGCATCGTGTCGACCGAGATTTCCTCGGCCCCGATGATCGCGGTTCCGTCGGCAGCGACGTGGATGATGATCGGTGATTCGATCTCGCCCTCGGGGGGACGCGCCAGTTCGCTGCTGGGCAGCTGAACCCGTTCGTTCGCTTCGGTTTGCGAGAAATTGATCAATACCATGAAGAACGCGATCAATTGAAATGTCATATCGATCATCGGCGTCAAATCGCCTTCTACGATCTCGGGTTTCTTTGATTTCACGCGCATGTTTGTGCTCTGGGGTCAGTGAGCCAACGCAATGCGTTGGCGAACATGGGAATAGGACCGGCGTCGCCGGTCTTCGGCAATTTGGACCAGCCGGGCGATCGCCTATTTGGCGCCTGGCTTGATGTCTTCAAAGCGACTCATCAGATCTTCGCTGGTCACACCGACTTCCAGCAGCAATCGCGTCACGCGGTTGCGCAAGATGTTGTAGGCTGCGATGGCGGGAATCGCGATCGCCAGACCGACAAGCGTCGTGAACAACGCCGTCGAGATACCGCCGGCCAGTTCGCTGGGCTTCGGCGTCGAACCGCTGGTCGCGATTACCTGGAACGATCGAATCATTCCGTCGACCGTTCCAAACAGACCGATCATAGGGCTGATGTTGCCGATCAATGCCATGTAACTCAAGCGGTGCTCCAGCTTCATGCTCTCCTCTTCGCCCACTTCTTGCATTCCTTCGAGCGCTTTGTTGTAGCCCTTGGACAATTTCGCCAGGCCGGCCGACAGCACGTGTCCCAGCACCGATTCGTCAGCGCGGGCCAGGTCGTAGGCTTGCTGGAAGTCCTTGCCGTCCAGTTTCTCTTCAAAGCTGTCGACCAATTCCTGAGGGCACAACGTATCGCGGCGGGCGGTCAACAGATTCATCACCAGTAAGGAGACGAACGTGAACGACAGCGCCAAAAAGACCAGCAGGTAGGTCAGGCCTAGCGATTGATAAACCCAACCCAGCAAGCTTTGATCACTAGCGTCGGGAGCAGCCGCTGCGGGCGCGGCCGCTGGCGCGGCACCTCCGTCTTCGGCCGGAGCGGCTGCGACGGGTTCTGCGGGCGCGTCGGCGAATTCATCGGCCGCTTCGTCCTGCGCCGAAACTGGCGTGACAACGGCGAACAGCGAGAAGGCCAGGGCGATAAAACACCACCCGAAAAGGCCCACTGCAGGCCGCTTGGCATTGGTCAGGTTCGACAATCGGGTCATCAAAGGTTCTCCAGCACAGTGTGATTGCATGGTTGGGTTGGTTTGTTCAAGAAGTGATATTGTAGACAGAGCAAGGCAATTGTCCGCGAAGTTTTTTCGCAGCCCCGCAGCGATTCAAGCCGCCCCGACGCGGTGCGGATCCCGTTCGCAACCGGTTCTGAGTCGGCGGTTTGGAAATCAGTTTCGCCCCGGGTAGCGGGCTTGCAGGATTGTGCGGGCTTCATTGGCACGTTCGGGATGCCCGACCTGTGGCCATAACTGTACCAATTCTGCGAGCGCTTCGGCGTGCGAATCGGGGTCCGATGGGAACAAAAGGTGGGTTTTCAAATAAGCCAACACCGCCCCCTCGGGATCGCTCTTGGCGGCCAGGCACGCTCCTTGGGCGTTGTACAATCGGCCGAACAGTTCGGCGTCGGCCGGATCGCTCTCTTCGATCAACTTGTTCAAGCTGTCCAGGCCCTGGTCGGCTTGTCCCTTGGCCGCAGCGATTGCCGCTTGCCCCGCGATCGAAAGCTTTTGATAACGTAATTGTTCGGGGGAATTGACCGTTGCCGACGCGACCGCGGCGAACGCTTTCTCCGCCTCATCGAGCTGTTTCTGCTGTAAATACGACCAACCGACCAGGTACCGCGACTGCAGTTGCAAGTTGGCATCGCTTGCCCGCGCCAACGCGCCGTAGTACTTCACCGCGTTGTCGTAGCTGCCGACGGCCAACGCCAGGTCACCGAGCGTTTTGGCGGCGTCATAGAAATGGAAGCTGTTTTTTCCTGCCGTCGTGACAAAACCATACATGTTTTTTACGGCCGAATTTTTATCCCCCTGCCCCGCCAACGCCACCTTGGCTTGGCAGTAGGCCAGGTAGAACATGGCATCGGCTTTGATGAAATCGCGATCGATTTCCGAAATGTTGATTTGCGACAGCTGCGCCAGGGCGGCTTCATATTGTTCCTGACGGACTAGGCTACGCCCTTCGGTCAGTGGGCCCGGTTCCCGGTTGAATACGACCCTGTCGATTTTGTCGAGCGTGAACTTCCGCTCCGCGCCGCCCACCTGAATCACCACTCCGTCGGGCTGGGCCTGAGAGATCGTGCCACTGACCACGGGACCTTGGGTTGGGTAGACGCGATCCAGTTGAGCAAACGCCTCGGGGCAAATCTGGATCCACAGTGCGAAGACGCCAGCAATGATCGTTCGATGGAGGATTTTATTCATGGGTTTATTCGGTTCCGGAATCGGATAGTTTTGAGAACAGAGGGTGCTACCGCCGCGCGGGGCTGGCAGGGGAAGGGAATCAGGTTCGGCCTACTTCGGAAGCCCCGTCGGTGATTTGGATTGCGCCTGCTGAGCCTGGCGAATCAGTTGATCGTTGCGTTGAACGTCTTCGGGGCCGCCCAGCTTGGGATACAATTGCAGCGTTCCCAAAATGACTTTCTCTGCTTTCTCCCCGTAGGTTGATTTGTCGCTCGGGTTGGGCGAACGTTGGCCGGTCAGATACAGACACTCTGCAATCCGATACCGCGCGTCGAAGAACGTCGCTTCGAAGGCTGGTTTGCCTTGCGCCAACTTGGCCAGTTTTCCCCAGCCCCAGATCGTGTTCTTCTTCGTCGCGTCGGGACGTGCGCCCGACATCGCGCTGTTCAACGCATTCTTGACGTACTTGGGATTGAATCCGGGCGAGAGCGCCCATTGTTGGTAGCTCAAGGCAGCTTGGATCTGCGCGTCGATCATGCTGTTCTTCTCTATTAAGATCTGTTCCAGCTGATTGATCGCCTCTTTGTAGTCCCCCATCATCCGGGATGTGGTCGCCAGTTCGAATCGGATTTGACGAACCGCATCGGGGTCTTCCGATGGGGTGTCGATCAACGCTTGCAGCTGTTTCGCCGCTGCTTCGAGCAAGTCTTTCGCTTGTCCGGTCGCTGGTGGCGGGACATCCCCCATCGCCGATTCGCCCATCTCGATAAAGGTTTGGGCGACCCAGTGGATCGTCGCGGGGTCGCTCGATTGTTCGCCCACGTTTCCAAGGAACAGCTTGACTGCGTCGATCAGTTTTGCCTTTTCATTGGGCTTGGCCTGTTCGATCTGTTGGCGGATGTCTTTGGCCAACGAGTAATAGATGCCGATCAGTTTCTTGTTCGCGTCGGGTTCCGATTCCAAGGCCGTTCGCAGGTCGGACATCATCCCCTTGGCTTTGGGCAGCAGTTCGCTTCCATCGCCCCCATCTTTTAATTGGCTGACCACCGCCTGGAGCGCCGTGCGGTAGGT from Rosistilla carotiformis includes the following:
- a CDS encoding MotA/TolQ/ExbB proton channel family protein gives rise to the protein MTRLSNLTNAKRPAVGLFGWCFIALAFSLFAVVTPVSAQDEAADEFADAPAEPVAAAPAEDGGAAPAAAPAAAAPDASDQSLLGWVYQSLGLTYLLVFLALSFTFVSLLVMNLLTARRDTLCPQELVDSFEEKLDGKDFQQAYDLARADESVLGHVLSAGLAKLSKGYNKALEGMQEVGEEESMKLEHRLSYMALIGNISPMIGLFGTVDGMIRSFQVIATSGSTPKPSELAGGISTALFTTLVGLAIAIPAIAAYNILRNRVTRLLLEVGVTSEDLMSRFEDIKPGAK
- a CDS encoding tetratricopeptide repeat protein; translation: MNKILHRTIIAGVFALWIQICPEAFAQLDRVYPTQGPVVSGTISQAQPDGVVIQVGGAERKFTLDKIDRVVFNREPGPLTEGRSLVRQEQYEAALAQLSQINISEIDRDFIKADAMFYLAYCQAKVALAGQGDKNSAVKNMYGFVTTAGKNSFHFYDAAKTLGDLALAVGSYDNAVKYYGALARASDANLQLQSRYLVGWSYLQQKQLDEAEKAFAAVASATVNSPEQLRYQKLSIAGQAAIAAAKGQADQGLDSLNKLIEESDPADAELFGRLYNAQGACLAAKSDPEGAVLAYLKTHLLFPSDPDSHAEALAELVQLWPQVGHPERANEARTILQARYPGRN
- a CDS encoding ExbD/TolR family protein; protein product: MRVKSKKPEIVEGDLTPMIDMTFQLIAFFMVLINFSQTEANERVQLPSSELARPPEGEIESPIIIHVAADGTAIIGAEEISVDTMRPILNREISVLKSSGKTAEDANIIIRAHKDAATGKAQEIISVCQEVGFENFLLRAKEEVL